From the genome of Anopheles moucheti chromosome 3, idAnoMoucSN_F20_07, whole genome shotgun sequence, one region includes:
- the LOC128303022 gene encoding mucin-2-like, translating into MSVTHCLRSMRQLLPILCLMAICHAEIPVFEIGSFAADTDTKVAPSQKQAQSGGYVVEKPTEQLPEPSNQCQGGPDECGYVYEPPKCPWEDGQAQTTTETTTEIRTETRVQTETATVTETIPTTITTTLTSATPFCGATNTYLPPDTTTTLPPDTRTVTVTQPPVTTTKTLPPTTTTITSRGTPFTTERTITPTTTIVISQTPFVTATRTVTPTSTNIITASSVSITRTITPTSTYISYMPSTTITRTVTPTSTNLYYADSVTVNRTVTPTSTNVYYLPSTTVNRTVTPTSTNVFYADSVTVNRTVTPTSTNVFYLPSTTVNRTVTPTSTNVFYVASVTVNRTVTPTSTRLFYLDSVTVDRTVVPTSTVVITLDTTRTQTRTVTPTYLVQQTADTATVTRTLTPSFVVTESVPTVTLTRTFTPSSMLTTTASTTNVITRTVTPQATSTTTVTAPVRTITQTASTTVTVTPKLSVTPTIYSTVTLPPVIKTVCEPARTYLPDPGVTTITRTQTETKTEVSTTTVIACTPTNAYLPVKETVAANQLSPAFARVPNLHREVLPPQDDERQNLIWNA; encoded by the exons ATGAGTGTAACGCATTGCTTGCGATCG ATGCGTCAACTGTTGCCAATTCTTTGTCTGATGGCAATATGCCATGCAGAAATTCCGGTCTTCGAGATTGGTTCATTCGCTGCGGATACCGACACTAAGGTAGCACCGAGCCAAAAACAAGCTCAATCTGGTGGATATGTTGTGGAGAAGCCCACCGAACAACTACCCGAACCCTCCAACCAATGTCAGGGTGGACCGGACGAGTGTGGTTACGTGTACGAGCCACCCAAATGTCCCTGGGAGGATGGCCAAGCGCAAACGACCACGGAAACGACGACCGAAATCCGTACGGAAACACGCGTCCAGACGGAAACGGCTACCGTAACCGAAACCATTCCAACCACCATCACGACTACGCTCACAAGTGCCACTCCGTTCTGTGGGGCGACCAACACCTACCTGCCACCGGATACGACCACTACCTTACCACCGGATACTAGGACGGTCACAGTAACGCAGCCACCTGTAACGACCACCAAGACACTGCCACCGACCACGACCACAATCACCTCGCGCGGGACTCCATTCACGACGGAGCGTACGATCACACCGACCACCACGATCGTCATCAGTCAAACGCCGTTTGTAACGGCGACGCGTACCGTAACGCCTACCTCGACCAACATTATCACTGCCAGCAGCGTTTCGATTACGCGCACGATCACACCGACTTCGACGTACATCTCGTACATGCCTTCGACGACGATCACGCGCACCGTAACGCCAACGTCCACTAATCTGTACTACGCCGACTCGGTCACCGTCAACCGCACGGTGACACCGACGTCGACCAACGTCTACTACTTACCCTCGACAACGGTCAACCGCACCGTAACGCCTACCTCCACGAATGTGTTCTACGCGGACTCGGTCACCGTTAACCGCACCGTAACGCCTACCAGTACCAATGTGTTCTATCTGCCATCGACGACGGTCAATCGTACCGTGACGCCTACCTCGACCAATGTGTTCTACGTTGCCTCGGTAACGGTGAACCGTACCGTAACGCCTACGTCTACTAGACTTTTCTATCTCGACTCGGTCACTGTGGATAGGACGGTTGTGCCGACATCAACCGTTGTCATTACGCTGgacacgacacgcacacaGACTCGCACGGTAACGCCAACATACCTCGTGCAGCAAACGGCTGACACAGCCACCGTTACTAG AACTCTCACGCCATCGTTCGTCGTTACGGAAAGCGTACCTACGGTCACGCTTACTCGCACGTTTACTCCATCCAGTATGCTCACGACGACGGCTTCCACAACGAACGTGATCACTCGCACGGTAACGCCGCAGGCAACGAGCACCACCACCGTTACGGCTCCTGTTCGTACGATCACTCAGACCGCTTCAACTACCGTCACCGTAACGCCCAAGCTTTCGGTAACGCCCACTATCTACTCCACCGTTACACTGCCACCGGTTATTAAGACCGTGTGTGAGCCGGCCCGAACCTATCTGCCCGATCCAGGCGTTACGACCATCACCCGCACCCAGACGGAAACGAAAACGGAAGTATCGACGACCACCGTTATCGCCTGCACGCCCACCAACGCGTACCTCCCGGTCAAGGAAACCGTAGCCGCCAACCAGCTGTCACCAGCCTTTGCCCGTGTGCCGAATCTGCACCGCGAAGTACTACCGCCGCAGGACGATGAACGCCAAAATTTGATCTGGAACGCTTAA